In Microbacterium sp. No. 7, the genomic window CCGCGGCGGGCTTCCTGCTCAACAACGACCTGCTCATCGTCACGGGCGCGCTCGTGGGATCGTCGGGTGCCTACCTGTCGTACATCATGTGCAAGGCGATGAACCGGTCGTTCATCTCGGTCATCGCGGGCGGCTTCGGCATCGAGGCGCCGGCCAAGGGCGGCGAGGAGGTCACGGGCGAGCACCGCGAGATCGACGCCGAGTCGGCCGCCGACCTGCTCGCGGGCGCGTCGAGCGTCGTCATCACGCCCGGCTACGGCATGGCCGTCGCGCAGGCCCAGCACGGTGTCGCCGACCTCGTGCACAAGCTGCGCGACCGCGGCATCGACGTGCGATTCGGCATCCACCCCGTCGCGGGACGCCTGCCGGGCCACATGAACGTGCTGCTGGCCGAGGCGAAGGTGCCCTACGACATCGTGCTGGAGATGGACGAGATCAACGACGAGCTGGCCGAGACCGACGTCGTGCTCGTCATCGGCGCGAACGACACCGTCAACCCGGCCGCCGCCGAGGACCCGGGCTCGCCCATCGCCGGCATGCCCGTGCTGCGCGTGTGGGAGGCCCGCAACGTCATCGTCTTCAAGCGGTCGATGGCCTCGGGCTACGCGGGCGTGCAGAACCCGCTGTTCTTCCGCGAGAACGCGCAGATGCTGTTCGGCGACGCGAAGGACCGCGTCGACGACATCCTGCACCACCTCGCGGCGGTGCCCGCGGCGCACTGACCCCGGCATCCCCCGCACGCGAGCCGCCGAGAACGATCGAGTTCTCGGCGGCTCGCGCCGTTTCAGCCCGGCGCGGCCGGAGCACCCGGATCCTGGCATCCCGGCATCCGAGGCCGGGCCGGGGCGGCTACAGGGCGAGGTGCAGCCGCAGGGCGTCGTCGATCGCGCCCATGGTCTCGTCGGGCACCCACCCGGCGATCGCGGAGACACGGCGCACCGACACGGTGCGCACCTGCTCGGCCTGCGCCTTGCCGTCGCGCGGCAGGCCCGTGACGGCGCTCGGCAGCAGCACCTGAAAGTCATGGACCCGCGCGGTGCTGCTCGTGACCGGAACGACGGTGATCGTGCCCTCGGCGCGCAGCGCGGCGACGTTCGCGGTGTTGTTGCTCACCACGACGGCCGGGCGCGTGCGCGCCGCCTCGCTGCCGACCGCAGGGTCGAGGCTCACGAGCACGATCTGACCCCGGCGCAGAAAGGGGATCGTCACGCGACGCCGTCCGCGACGGCGGCATCCCACGTCGCCTCGTCTTCGTGCCATTCGGCGAAGGCCTCGGCGTACGCGTCGGCGAGCCGGCTCTCGCGCAGCAGTCGCACGGCCTGCTGCACCGCCGCCGACCGGCTCTCGGCGCGCCCCGATGACGCCTCCAGATCGAGGAAGGCGACGTCCTGCTCGCTCAAGCTCACACTCACCTTCGTGAATCCCATGTCATGATGCTACCAGGGTAGCATCCATCCTGCTACCGCCGGCGATCAGTCTGAGCACCGATCCCGCTCGCCTGCCGGCGGTCTCGGCCGAGCGCACCCGAAACGGTCATTCTCGCTTGCGAGCGCGCCGCGACGCTTCATCCGCTCCTGAGCTCTGCCTAGACTCGTTCCGAGATGAATGACCGCGACCTGCTCCTGCAACGCAGACACATCGTCAGCGTCATACTCCGTGCCGTCGAGAACGCCCCTGAGGTTCTTCGCATCTGCAACACGCTTCCCGCCGATACGGCGTCGGCCGGCCCCGCGCTGAGTGAGCTTCTGAGCATCAGCGAAAGCGAGAGCCAGATCGTCCTGAACATGCAGATCAAGATGTTCACACCTCACGCCCGCGCACGAGTCCGGGCAGAGCTGGAGGACCTGGATCATCGGCTGGCGAGGATCGACGCCCCGTAGGCTGGATGCCATGCGCTTGGCCACCTGGAATGTGAACTCGATCCGTGCCCGCGTCGACCGCATCGTCGGCTTCGCCGCGCGCGAGGACGTCGACGTGCTCGCGATGCAGGAGATCAAGTGCAAGCCCGAGCAGTTCCCGTACGCGGCCTTCGAGGCCGCGGGGTACACCGTCGAGGCGCACGGGCACGACCAGTGGAACGGCGTGGCGATCGCCTCGCGCCTGCCCATCGACGACGTCGAGATCGCCTTCCCCGGCATGCCCGGGTTCAAGAAGGGATACGACGGGCCCGACGCCCCGCAGGAGGCCCGCGCGCTGGGCGCGACGATCGACGGCGTGCGCGTGTGGAGCCTGTACGTGCCCAACGGCCGCGGTCTCGACGACCCGCACTACGCGTACAAGCTGCAGTGGCTCGAGGCGCTGCGGGGCTACGCGAGCGACGCGCTCGCGGGCGACCCCGACCTCGCGCTCGCCCTCACCGGCGACTTCAACATCGCCCCCACCGACGACGACAACGGCGACCCCACGATCGTGCCCGGCGTCACGACGCACGTGTCGCCGCCCGAGCGCGCGGCGTTCGCGGCGCTGCTCGACGCGGGCCTCGTCGACGCCGTGCGCCCGATCGTGCCGACCGGATACACGTACTGGGACTACAAGCAGCTGCGCTTCCCCCGCAACGAGGGCCTGCGCATCGACTTCATCCTCGGCTCGCACGCCTTCGCGGATGCCGTGGTGGGCGCCGCGATCCACCGTGACGAGCGCAAGGGCGACGGCCCGAGCGACCACGTGCCGGTCGTCGTCGACCTCGACCTCGACGGCCCGGACGACGACGACCGCCCGATGATCTTCTGAGCGCCGGGGCCTCCGAGCCCCCGGCGCGGCCGGTCAGTCGTCGGAGACGGTGATCGTGACCTCGACGTTGCCGCGGATCGCGTTCGAGTAGGGGCAGATGCGGTCGGCCGCCTCGGCGAGCTCGACGCCCTCGGCGTGCGTCAGGTGGGGGATCACGACCTCGAGCACGACCGCGAGGGTGTAGCCGCCCTCCTCCTTGCGCACGAGCGAGACCCGCGCGCCGACGCTGCTGTCGGCGAGATGCTTCTTCGCCGTGCGCCCGACGCTGAGCAGCGCGTTGTGGTAGCAGGCCGCGTAGCCGGCGGCGAAGAGGGCCTCCGGGTTGAGCGCTCCCCCGGGCCCGCCCAGCTCGGGCGGCATCCGGAGCTCGGCGTCGAGGAACCCGTCGCCCGTGGCGACGTGCCCGTTGCGGCCCTCGCCCGTGGAGAGGGCCTCGGCGGTGAAGACGGCATCCATTGGCGGCTCCTGTTCTCGTGTCGTGGCGGCGGCCGCGGGCTCGCGGCACCGTCCGGCACCAACATATTCGAGCGGGTCGGTGCGGTGGGAGGGAGGGATCCTTCCCCCGGTCGGCGCGCTCATAGGCGGCCGGGGTAGCCTCGGGATGCACCGAGAACGCCTCACGACAGACGGAGAACCCCCTCATGAAGAAGCTCCTGGTCGCCTCAGCGGCACTGCTCGCCGCCGTCGCCCTCACCAGCTGCTCCGCCTCGACCGACGCCGACGAGCCCGACCCCGCCGACGTCGTCACGTTGAGCGTCGGCGACTGCTTCAACGACGTCGCCGTCGAGGGCGACGACGCCGGCGCCGCCGACAGCGTGCCGATCGTCTCCTGCGACGAGCCGCACGACAACGAGGTGTACTACGAGTTCGAGCTGCCCGAGGGCGACTACCCCGGCGTCTCGGCGATCGAGGCCGCCATGAACGAGAACTGCGCGCGCGAGTTCCAGGAGTTCGTCGGCATCGTCGACAGCGAGTCGGACTTCTTCTACTTCGGCGTCCAGCCCACGGAGCTGAGCTGGAACGAGCGCGACGACCGCCTCGTGCAGTGCGCCGTGTTCGAGCCGAACAAGCAGGTGACGGGAACGCTCAAGGGCGCCGCCCGCTGACGCCGCCGGGCGACGATCGCCGACGCGGCCCTACGCCGACACGATGTAGCGCAGCTCGGCGTGGGCCCGCGCGCGCTCGGCGCCGAGCGCACCGGTGAGCAGCGCGTCGACGGCATCCGCCATCGCGGAGTTGCCGCTCACGTACACGGAGCCGCCCGCCGCGACCAGGTCACGCGCCTCGGCCAGCTGCGGCGCGAGCAGGTCGGTGACCCGCCGCGGCGCGTGTGCCAGCTCGACGCGGTCGAGCGCCCCCGACGCGAGATGGCCGTCGAGCTCCCGCTCGATCCACGGCGCGAGGCCCTTGTCGCCCAGTCCCCACACGAGATGGATGCCGCGGGCCCCCGCCCGCAGCGCCGCGAACACCCCCGCGGCGCCCGAGCCCGTGACGACGGCGAGCGCGGGACGGGCGCGGTCGAGGCGGTGCGGATGCCGCAGCACCCAGCCGCGCACGACGGCGCCGGGCTGCAGGCGGTGCAGGTAGGCGGCCGCGCGCTCGGGCCACGCGGCCGACCGCGTCACCTGCAGGCGCAGCTCGTCGCCCGTCACATCCGACACGGTGTAGAACCGCGGCGTGATGCGCGGCGCCCGCGAGGGGTCGGCCGGCGTCCCGGCGCTGAGGTCGAGCACGCGGCGGCGCAGCTCGCCGCCCGTCGCGCGCACGCGCCGCGAGGGGCGATGCGGCAGCGGCGTCGACCAGTGGGGCACGGACGCGTCGTCGCCGGGCGCGTGGCCGTCGGCCGGGTTCTCCCACCACACCTGCAGCATGTCGCCCGGCAAGGCGCCGCTGCCGGTCGCATCGAGGGCGATCTCGACGATCTCGCTGTGCCCGCCGCGCGCGAGCGAGCGCACCTCGATCGTCTCGAACCGGTGCGGCGGGCGTCGCACGGTGCCGCGCACGTCGCGCAGGTAGGCGGCGAAGGCGGCGTCGCGCACGGTGCGCCGGGGACGCGGATCGCGCACGAGCGCCCAGCGCACGGCATCCTCTCCCCACGACGTCAGCGCCCGCGCCCACGTCGTCGCGCTCTCGTTCCGCGTCGTCATGGCGCCGTGCCGAGCGGCTCGGCGCCGGCGGGCTCGAGCTGCCCCTCGACGACGCGCGGCCGATCGCGCCAGCGTCCGCGCAGCCACCGCCCGAGCAGCAGCGCGGCCTTGACCGCCTCGTTGAGCACGAGCGCCCAGAACGCTCCCGCGACGCCGAGGCCGAGCGTGTCGGCGAAGAGGAAGGACGCCGGGGCGAGCACGAGCGCGCTCGTCGCGATCGAGTAGGCCATCGGCACCGCGACGTCGCCCGCCGAGCGCAGCGCTCCGTAGGCGATCGTCGTGACCGCCGACAGCGGCAGCAGCAGGATGCTGATCGCGAGGCCCGTCGTGGCCATCGCGACGGCGTCGGCGTCGAGGCCGACGAGCGGCAGCACGGCGGGCCCGGCGAGCCACAGCAGCGCCGTGAGCACGGCCGCGGCGATCGCGGTGCCGGCGATGGTGCGCAGCGTCTGGCGGCGCGCGTGGGCGGGATCGCGATCGCCCACGTCCCAGCCGACGATCGTCTCGTTGCCCTGCGCCATCGCGAGCACGACGCCCGTGACGAGGGCGGTGAGCGTGAGGGCGAAGCCGTGCGCGTTCGTCGCGTCACGACCCAGGGCGTTGACGGCGGAGGCGCCCACGAGCACGGCGATGTTGAACGCCGAGTTCTCCACGACCGACGGGATCGACAGCCGCGCCATCGTCCACGCCTGCCCGCCCGCCTGCCGCGGCGGCAGCGGCGTGAACAGCCCCACGCCGGCGACACGGCGCACGAGCCAGGCGAGGATCACGACCACGACGCCGCGCACGATGAGCGTCGGCAGCGCGGTCGCGACGATGCCGAGGTCGAGCACGAAGAGGAAGAGGAACAGCAGCGCGAGGTCGACGACGTTGATCACGATCGCCGGCAGCAGCAGCTCGACGGTGCGGCCGAAGGCGCGCAGCACCGAGAAGGCCGCCATCTGGTAGGCGTAGAACGCGACGCCCGCGGCCGCGATCCAGATGTACGCGGAGGCGTCGGCGCGCAGGTGGTCGGCGGCGCGCAGCCACTCCAGGAACAGCGGCGCCCCGAGCGCGGCGACGAGCGCGAGGACGATCCCGAGCAGCGTGCTCGCCCGCAGCGCGATGATGCTCGCGCGCTGCGCCGCACGCATCGCGCCGGCGCCGAGCGACTGCGCGACGACGACGAGCGCGCCGAAGCCGAACAGCACCGCGATGTCGTTCGCGACGCCGAACACGCGGTTGGCGATGCCGATCGCCGCGTTCAGGTCGGCGGAGACCGCCATGAGCATGATCTGGTTGCCGAGCGCGCCGAGCAGCGCGAACAGCGTCACGACGAGCAGCGGCCAGCTCAGCCGCATGAGGCCCTTGCGCTGGAAGGAGGGCGCGGATGCCGACATGATGCCTCCCGAGTGTGATCGACCCTGGTTAGGGTCGCCTTACTATACCGGGCGGGGCGAGAGCGGCAGGGTCCGGCGGAGCGGGGCGCCGTCTCCTCCGGCATCCCTCCCCCGGCCCATCTCCCCCGCGGGAGGGATGCCGGGGTGCGCGGTCGCCCGTACGGTGGAGGGCATGAGTGTCATGACGCGGCGGCCGCCCACGCCCGACGATCTGCGCGGCGACGCGTGGCTCGGCGGCGGGCTCACGGTGCTCGGCGTCCTGAGCGGCTGGCTCGGGCAGATCGTGGGGTTCTTCGGCGACGAGACCCCCGACCTCATCTGGGCCGTCGTCTACGCGCTCGTGCTGGGCGGCGCGATCGCCGTGCGGCGGCGCTTCCCCGGGATCGTGCTGATCGTCGTCATGCTCGCGTTCTTCGCCGCGCAGACCACGCGCCTGCCCGAGCTCTACGTCGGCAACGTCTCGATGTTCATCGCGATGTACACGGTCGGCGCCTGGATCGACGACCGGCGGCGCGCCCTCCTGCTGCGCGCGGGCGTCATCGCGGGCGTGTTCGTGTGGCTGCTCGTCGTCGCCTTCCAGTCGGCGGTCGGCGACTCCGAGCTCTCCAAGGCGGGGCTGTTCTCGCCGTTCGCGGCGTACACGCTCATGACGATGCTCGTCAACGCGGCGTTCTTCGGCGGGGCCTGGTACTTCGGCGACCGCGCCTACGCCGGGGCGCTCTCTCGCCTCGTGCTCGAGGAGCGCACCGCCGAGCTCGAGCACGAGCGCGAGCTGACCGCGGCGCAGGCCGTCGCCCTCGACCGCGTGCGCATCGCGCGCGAGCTGCACGACGTCGTCGCACACCACGTGTCGGCGATGGGCGTGCAGTCGGGCGCCGCGCGGGCCGTGCTCGACCGCGACCCCGAGGCCGCGCGCGAGGCGCTGCGCGGCGTCGAGCACGAGGCCCGCGAGGCGCTCGCCGAGCTGCGCCAGCTGCTGGAGACCCTGCGCACGCCCGACGCCGCCGCGCCGGGCGACTCCACCATCCGGCTCGACGCGCTCGGCGACCTCGTCGCGCATGCGCGCGACAACGGCCTGCCCGTGACACTGCAGGTCGTCGGCGACCCCGTGCCGGCGTCGGAGCTCGTGCAGGTCAACCTCTACCGCATCGCGCAGGAGGCGCTCACGAACGCCCGCCGGCACGCGGGACCGCACGCGACCGCCGACGTGCGCCTGCGCTACGGCGACGACGCGATCGAGCTGGAGGTCAGCAACGAGGGGCGCGTGCTCACCGCGCCCCGGCCCGGTCTCGGCCTCGTCGGCATGCGCGAGCGCGCGCTCGCGACGGGCGGGACGATCGAGCTGGGCCCGCGGCCGCGCGGCGGCTATCTCGTGCGCGTGCGCGTGCCGCTGCGCGCGGCGGCCGGCACGCCCGTGGGGGTGCCGGCGTTATCCGCGTGCTGCTCGTCGACGACCACGCCGTCATGCGCGCGGGCTTCCGCATGATCCTGCAGGCGGCGGGCGACATCCAGGTCGTCGGCGAGGCGGCCGACGGCGCCGAGGCCGTCGCGGCCGCGACCGGGCTCCTGCCCGACGTCATCTGCATGGACGTGCAGATGCCCGGCATGGACGGCCTCGAGGCGACGCGCCGCATCGTCGCCGACGCCGGCGTCGCGGCATCCGTCATCATCGTCACGACCTTCGATCGCGACGACTACCTGTTCCAGGCGCTCGCGGCGGGCGCGAGCGGGTTCCTGCTGAAGAACGCGGGCCCCGAGCAGCTCGTCGACGCCGTGCGCATCGCCGCCGCGGGCGACGCGCTGCTCGCCCCCGAGGTGACGCGCCGCGTGATCGAGCGCTTCGCGGCATCCGCTCCCCCGCACGAGGTCCGGGGGATCTCGCGAGCCTCGGACGATCCCGCCGGCAACGTCCGAGCTTCGCACGATCCTCCGAGGACGGCGGATGCCGGGGCCGTCGCCGGCCTCACCGAGCGCGAGGTCGAGGTGCTGCGGCTGCTCGCGCAGGCGATGAGCAACGCCGAGATCGCCGCGCAGCTGTTCATCGGCGAGGCCACCGTCAAGACCCACGTCTCGAACGTGCTGCTCAAGCTCGGCGTGCGCGACCGCGTCGGCGCCGTCGTCTACGCCCACCGCCACGGCCTCGCCTGACTCCCATCTCCCGCGAGACTGCACCGGTGCGACGAGACGGCACCTCTGGCGTGCGGTCTCGTCGCGCACGTGCAGTCTCGCGGTCAGTAGCGGTCAGCAGGGGGCGGCGGCGGATGCTGGGGGGGGTGGCGGACCCGCGGGTCCGCCGGGCGGGGGAGGCGGGCGGAATCCGCCGGGCGGGGGATGTCGCGGGGAGGCGGCGGCCGTAGCGTCGGAGGCACAATCCCGACCGAGGAGGAGCGCATGCTCGAACTGAAGGGCGTGACCAAGAGCTACGGCGACCGCCGCGTGCTCGACGATGTGAGCTTCGCCGTGCCCCCGGGCCGGCTGACCGGCTTCGTCGGCGGCAACGGCGCCGGCAAGACCACCACGATGCGCATCGCGCTCGGCCTGCTCGCCCGCGACGGCGGCGAGGTCACCCTCGACGGCCACGCGGTCACGGCGGCCGACCGGCGCGTCTTCGGCTACATGCCCGAGGAGCGCGGGCTCTACCCGAAGATGCGCGTGCGCGACCACATCGTCTACCTCGCGCGACTGCACGGATTCTCGAAGGCCGACGCGACGACCCGCGCGACCGCCCTGCTCGAGGAGCTCGGGCTCGGCGAGCGTCTGAACGACAACGTCGAGACCCTGTCGCTCGGCAACCAGCAGCGCGCGCAGATCGCGGCGGCGCTCGTGCACGAGCCGAGGGTGCTCATCCTCGACGAGCCGTTCTCGGGCCTCGACCCGCTCGCGGTCGACGTCGTCGCCGGCGTGCTGCAGACGCGCGCCGCGCAGGGCGTGGCCGTGCTGTTCTCGTCGCACCAGCTCGACGTCGTCGAGCGGCTGTGCGACGACCTCGTCATCATCGCGAGCGGCCGCGTGCGCGCGAACGGCTCGCGCGACGCGCTGCGGGCGCAGCACACGGTGCGCCGCTACGAGCTCGTCTCGGCCGGCGACGCCGGCTGGCTGCGCGACGAGACGGGCATCCAGGTGCTCGACTTCGACGGCGGCTACGCCCTCTTCGACGCCGACAGCGACGAGACGGTGCAGCGCGTGCTCGCCCGCGCGGTGGCGCAGGGCGCCGTCGCGAGCTTCGCACCGCAGCATCCCTCGCTCGCGCAGATCTACAAGGAGGTCATCCAGTGAGCACCACCACCACGCGTTCCGCCGCCGGCGCGGCCCCGGGCTTCGGTCAGAGCGTCTGGCTCGTCGCCGAGCGCGAGATCGGCTCGAAGCTGCGCAGCAAGTCGTTCCTCATCTCGTTCGGCATCCTGTTCGTGCTCGCCCTCGCGGGCGTCATCTGGGCGGGCTTCACGGCCAAGGACGCCGCGACGACGCCCGTCGCGGTGACCGCCGACTCGCAGCAGTACATCCAGGGCGTGCCGGGCTTCGAGGCGACGACGGTCGACAGCGCCGACGCCGCCCGCGAGCTCGTGCGCAGCGGCGACGCGGATGCCGCGATCATCGCCGACGGGGCGCCGCCCCTGGGGTACACCGTCGTCTTCGACCGCGACGCGTCGACCTCGCTGCTCATGGCCCTGTCGGAGACCCCCGCCGTCGAGCTGCTCGACGTGGAGAATGCGACGAACTGGGCGGGCTACATCGCCGCGATCGGCTTCGGCATCATCTTCCTGTTCGCCGCGCAGACGTTCGGCGCGACGATGGCGCAGAGCGTCGTGGAGGAGAAGCAGACGCGCGTCGTCGAGCTGCTGATCTCGGCCGTGCCGACCCGCGCACTGCTGGCCGGCAAGGTCATCGGCAACACGGTGCTCGCGATGGCGCAGATCCTCATCCTCGCCGCGATCGCGGTCGTGGGTCTCACCGTGACGGGTCAGACCGAGTTCCTGCAGGGGGTCGGGGCGCCGATCGCGTGGTTCGCGGTGTTCTTCCTGTTCGGCTTCATCCTGCTCGCGGCGCTGTTCGCCGCCGCGGCGGCGATGGTTTCGCGCCAGGAGGACATCGGCTCGACCACGACCCCGATCATGCTGCTCATCATGGCGCCGTACTTCCTCGTGATCTTCTTCTGGAACAACCCGACGGTGCTCGCGGTCATGTCGTACGTGCCGTTCTCGGCGCCCGTGGGAATGCCGACGCGGATGTTCCTCGGCCAGGTGGACTGGTGGGAGCCGCTCGTGTCGCTCGCGATCCTGATCGTCACGTGCATCGGCGCGATCCTCGTCGGCGCGAAGATCTACGAGAACTCGCTGCTGCGCATGGGCGCCCGCGTCAAGCTGTCCGACGCGCTGAAGGGCTGACCGCTCTACCGCCGCCCCCGCGCCTGCTCGGCGCGGGCGGCGGCGTAGCCGTCGCGGTAGCCCTGGGCGAGGGCCTCGTCGGTGCCGAGACGGAACAGGTCGCGATCGGAGGAGCGCACGATGCTCCGCGCGCCCGGCAGCGTGAGCGGGCCGACCAGATCGCCCCGGCCGCGCACGACCGCGACGGGGTTCCCGCTCGCCTTGCCCTTGACGAGGTCGGCGGCGGCGGCGAGCTCGTCGCCCACGCACGGCGTCGTGACGTTCAGGGGCTTGCCGCCGGCGTCCACGGTGCCGCGCAGGTCCTCGACGACGTGCACGCCGCCCGCGCCGATCGCGACGTCGGTCTGCCCGGCCCGCCACGGCCGGCCCAGGGTGTCGCTGACGATCACGCCCACCGTCGCGCCGGTCTCCTCGCGCAGCCGGTGCGCGAGCGCACGCGCCGAGGCGTCGGGGTCCTCGGGCAGCAGCAGGATCCAGCCGTCGGGCGTGTTGCTGGCATCCACGCCCGCCGCGGCGGCGACCATGCCGAGGCGGTTCTCGACGATGCGCATCGTGTGCCCGTCGATCGTGCGGGATGCCACGAGCCGCACGGTCTCGGCCGTGATGGCCTCCTCGCGGTCGGCGGCCTGCACGTAGCGGCCCTCGGCCTTGGAGACGATCTTCGAGGTCACGACGAGGATGTCGCCGTCTTCGAGCGCGACGCCCGTCGCGAGGATGAGGGCGGCGAGGTCGTCGCCCGGACGCACCTCGCCGATGCCGGTCGGCGCGAACACCGTGAGCGCCGTCATCCGCGCACCTTCGGCAGCACGTCGCGCCCGAACACCTCGAGCCACTCCCGCTGATCCCGCCCCACGTTGTGCAGGAAGATGCGGGTGAAGCCGAGATCGGCGTAGCGCTGGATGTGCGCGCGGTGCGCATCGGGGTCGCTCGACACGAGCATCGCGCTCGTCACCTCCTCCGTGCGCACGCCGCGCACGAGCTGTTCGAAGTCGTAGGGCGAGCGGATGTCGCCGCGCCGGATGCGCAGTCCCGCCATCGGCCACTCGGTCATCGCGGCGGCGAGCGCCTCCTCGTCGGTCGGCGCCCACGACACGTGCAGGTGCAGCACCCGCTCCATCGTCGCGAGGTCGCGCCCCGCCTCGCGCGCGCCGTCGGCGAAGCGGGCGAGCAGCTGGGCCGCGCGGTCGAAGTCCTCCCCCGTGGTCACGAGGCCGTCGGCGCTGCGCCCGGCGCGCCGCGCCGTCACGGGTCCCGCGGTCGCGACGTAGATCGGCGGGGCGGGCGTCGGCACCGTCCACAGCCGCGTCGACTCGACCCGGAACCGCGCCCCGCGGTGCTTGACGAGGCGACCGGATGCCGCCGACGCGAACAGCTTGCGGATGATCTCCACGGCCTCGAACATGTGCTCGATGCGCTCGCCCGGCTCGGGCCAGTACTCGCCGACGACGTGCTCGTTGAGCGCCTCGCCCGATCCCACGCCGAGCCACACGCGCCCCGGGTACAGCGATGCGAGCGTCGCCGCGGCCTGCGCGACGACGGCCGGGTGCGTGCGGAACGTCGGCGTCGTCGCGGCGGGGCCGAGGTCGCCGCGGATGTGCGCGCCGATCGCGCCGAGCATGGTCCACACGTGCGCGGCCGTGCCGTGCCGCGGCAGCCAGGGCTGGAAGTGGTCGGTCGCGATGACCCCGTCGAAGCCGTGCCGCTCGGCGGCGACGCACAGGTCGATGACCTCCGCGGGCGCGAACTGCTCCAGCATCGCGGCGTACCCGATGCGCATGGTCACGGACTCCGCTTCGCGCCGCCGCTCAGGCCTGCGTCGCGCGGGCGCGCAGCCGTGGCGCGAGGTCGCGCTCGAAGAGCGTGAGGAAGCGCTCCTGGTCGTGTCCGGGGGCGTGGAAGACCAGGTGGGTGAAGCCCCAGTCGATGTACTCCCCGATCTGCGCGACGACGCGGTCGGGGTCGGTGCCGACGATCCAGCGCTTCGCGATCTGCTCGATCGGCAGTGCGTCGGCCGCGCGCTCCATCTCCACGGGGTCGGTGATGTCGTGCTTCTGCTCCTTCGACAGCGACAGGGGCGACCAGAACCGGGTGTTGTCCAGCGCGGCCTCCTCGGTCTCCTCGTAGGAGAGCTTGATCTCGATCATGCGGTCGATCGACGAGGGGTCGCGGCCCGCGGCATCCGCCCCCGCCTGCACGGCGGGGATGAGCTGGTCGACGTAGAGCTCGCGCCCCTTGCCCGAGGTGCAGATGAAGCCGTCGCCCGCGCGGCCGGCGTACTTCGCGACGAGCGGGCCGCCCGCCGCGATGTAGACGGGGATGCCGTCCTCGGGGACATCGTAGATCGACGCGTCGTGCGTCGAGTAGTACTCGCCCTCGAAGCTCGTGCGC contains:
- a CDS encoding ABC transporter ATP-binding protein, with protein sequence MLELKGVTKSYGDRRVLDDVSFAVPPGRLTGFVGGNGAGKTTTMRIALGLLARDGGEVTLDGHAVTAADRRVFGYMPEERGLYPKMRVRDHIVYLARLHGFSKADATTRATALLEELGLGERLNDNVETLSLGNQQRAQIAAALVHEPRVLILDEPFSGLDPLAVDVVAGVLQTRAAQGVAVLFSSHQLDVVERLCDDLVIIASGRVRANGSRDALRAQHTVRRYELVSAGDAGWLRDETGIQVLDFDGGYALFDADSDETVQRVLARAVAQGAVASFAPQHPSLAQIYKEVIQ
- the fgd gene encoding glucose-6-phosphate dehydrogenase (coenzyme-F420) codes for the protein MVLTLGYKASAEQFGPRELVEIAVSAERHGFESVAVSDHFQPWRHTGGHAPFSLAWMAAVAERTERVRIGTSVMTPTFRYNPAVIAQAFATIGCLAPGRVFIGVGTGEALNEIATGFRGAGAQDWPEFRERFARLREAVRLMRALWTGERTSFEGEYYSTHDASIYDVPEDGIPVYIAAGGPLVAKYAGRAGDGFICTSGKGRELYVDQLIPAVQAGADAAGRDPSSIDRMIEIKLSYEETEEAALDNTRFWSPLSLSKEQKHDITDPVEMERAADALPIEQIAKRWIVGTDPDRVVAQIGEYIDWGFTHLVFHAPGHDQERFLTLFERDLAPRLRARATQA
- the cofE gene encoding coenzyme F420-0:L-glutamate ligase, encoding MTALTVFAPTGIGEVRPGDDLAALILATGVALEDGDILVVTSKIVSKAEGRYVQAADREEAITAETVRLVASRTIDGHTMRIVENRLGMVAAAAGVDASNTPDGWILLLPEDPDASARALAHRLREETGATVGVIVSDTLGRPWRAGQTDVAIGAGGVHVVEDLRGTVDAGGKPLNVTTPCVGDELAAAADLVKGKASGNPVAVVRGRGDLVGPLTLPGARSIVRSSDRDLFRLGTDEALAQGYRDGYAAARAEQARGRR
- a CDS encoding ABC transporter permease codes for the protein MSTTTTRSAAGAAPGFGQSVWLVAEREIGSKLRSKSFLISFGILFVLALAGVIWAGFTAKDAATTPVAVTADSQQYIQGVPGFEATTVDSADAARELVRSGDADAAIIADGAPPLGYTVVFDRDASTSLLMALSETPAVELLDVENATNWAGYIAAIGFGIIFLFAAQTFGATMAQSVVEEKQTRVVELLISAVPTRALLAGKVIGNTVLAMAQILILAAIAVVGLTVTGQTEFLQGVGAPIAWFAVFFLFGFILLAALFAAAAAMVSRQEDIGSTTTPIMLLIMAPYFLVIFFWNNPTVLAVMSYVPFSAPVGMPTRMFLGQVDWWEPLVSLAILIVTCIGAILVGAKIYENSLLRMGARVKLSDALKG
- a CDS encoding TIGR03557 family F420-dependent LLM class oxidoreductase, with the translated sequence MRIGYAAMLEQFAPAEVIDLCVAAERHGFDGVIATDHFQPWLPRHGTAAHVWTMLGAIGAHIRGDLGPAATTPTFRTHPAVVAQAAATLASLYPGRVWLGVGSGEALNEHVVGEYWPEPGERIEHMFEAVEIIRKLFASAASGRLVKHRGARFRVESTRLWTVPTPAPPIYVATAGPVTARRAGRSADGLVTTGEDFDRAAQLLARFADGAREAGRDLATMERVLHLHVSWAPTDEEALAAAMTEWPMAGLRIRRGDIRSPYDFEQLVRGVRTEEVTSAMLVSSDPDAHRAHIQRYADLGFTRIFLHNVGRDQREWLEVFGRDVLPKVRG